One region of Zingiber officinale cultivar Zhangliang chromosome 7B, Zo_v1.1, whole genome shotgun sequence genomic DNA includes:
- the LOC122006216 gene encoding lipoamide acyltransferase component of branched-chain alpha-keto acid dehydrogenase complex, mitochondrial-like, producing MIPRRSTRSLLLTAASRVSRLPSAAATNPAAALLRPPPDTSESESGPFRSVLSSFLPFSPLRVGGSRSFAYWSSAERVCVRFCKRRLSSQARVDAAGGEVVDVPLAQTGEGIAECELLKWFVSEGDIVEEFQRLCEVQSDKATIEITSRFKGKVVQMLCIPGDIVKVGETLVKIQVDDSQTPFTSAGDINVTSGGVCLTDPDSPISPKAEASGGVLSTPAVRNLAKELGLVLNDIPGTGKDGRILKEDVLTYATSKGHCKEQSFSSDSIDGHTNELELLNQDKGFYEDNVDDVQHEDKIIPVRGFQRSMVKSMTMAAKVPHFHYVEEINFDALVELKAAFQTANKDQNVKHTYLPFLIKSLSMALNKYPLLNSSFNDETNEIFLKGYHNIGIAMATTYGLVVPNIKKVQSLTILEITKELARLQQMASSNKLNTEDITGGTLTLSNIGAVGGKFGSPLLNLPEVAIIAIGQIQRLPRFDDDDNIYPASVASVTVGADHRIVDGATVARFCNEWKLLIEKPELLLLHMK from the exons ATGATCCCACGGAGATCCACAAGATCCCTTCTCCTCACGGCCGCCTCGCGTGTCTCCCGCCTCCCTTCTGCTGCCGCGACTAACCCCGCCGCCGCACTACTCCGCCCGCCACCGGATACGTCGGAGTCCGAATCCGGCCCTTTCAGGTCGGTCCTATCTTCTTTCCTTCCCTTTTCACCGCTCCGCGTTGGCGGTTCCCGGAGCTTCGCCTACTGGTCCTCT GCGGAAAGAGTTTGCGTGAGATTTTGTAAACGGCGGTTGTCTAGTCAGGCGCGGGTTGATGCCGCCGGCGGTGAGGTGGTGGACGTTCCTCTAGCGCAGACTGGGGAAGGGATTGCTGAATGCGAACTCTTAAAATGGTTTGTAAGCGAG GGTGATATAGTAGAAGAGTTTCAGAGACTCTGTGAAGTGCAGAGTGACAAAGCAACTATAGAAATAACTAGCCGGTTTAAAGGAAAAGTTGTTCAGATGCTTTGCATACCTGGTGACATTGTAAAG GTTGGGGAAACTTTGGTGAAGATACAAGTTGATGATTCTCAAACTCCTTTCACATCTGCAGGAGATATAAATGTTACATCTGGAGGTGTCTGTTTGACTGATCCTGATTCCCCAATATCACCTAAAGCAGAAGCATCTGGAGGTGTCCTATCTACTCCTGCTGTAAGGAATCTTGCCAAAGAGTTGGGCCTTGTCTTAAATGATATTCCTGGGACAGGAAAGGATGGGCGGATTCTCAAAGAAGATGTCCTTACATATGCTACAAGCAAGGGTCATTGCAAAGAACAATCATTTTCTTCAGATAGTATTGATGGGCACACTAATGAACTTGAGCTGCTAAACCAAGATAAAGGGTTTTATGAAGATAATGTTGATGATGTACAACATGAAGACAAGATAATTCCAGTCAG GGGATTCCAAAGGTCTATGGTTAAATCAATGACCATGGCTGCAAAGGTGCCACACTTTCACTATGTTGAGGAAATAAATTTTGATGCCCTTGTAGAGCTTAAAGCAGCATTTCAGACTGCAAATAAGGATCAGAATGTGAAGCACACGTATCTTCCATTTCTGATAAAGTCTCTTTCAATGGCATTGAATAAATATCCCCTACTAAACAGTTCCTTCAATGACGAAACCAATGAAATCTTCTTGAAAG GTTATCATAATATAGGTATAGCGATGGCAACTACATATGGTCTTGTTGTGCCAAACATAAAGAAGGTTCAATCACTTACAATATTGGAG ATCACCAAGGAACTGGCCAGATTACAGCAAATGGCATCAAGCAACAAGCTAAATACTGAAGATATTACCGGGGGAACACTGACTTTGAGCAACATTGGAGCTGTTGGCGGCAAGTTTGGTTCACCACTTCTTAACTTACCTGAAGTTGCAATTATTGCCATTGGACAAATTCAAAGACTTCCTCGTTTTGATGACGACGACAATATTTATCCAGCTTCAGTAGCCTCA GTTACTGTTGGAGCTGACCACAGGATTGTTGATGGAGCTACAGTTGCTAGATTCTGCAACGAGTGGAAATTGTTGATAGAAAAACCAGAGTTGCTCTTGCTACACATGAAGTGA